One genomic region from Prunus persica cultivar Lovell chromosome G3, Prunus_persica_NCBIv2, whole genome shotgun sequence encodes:
- the LOC18783363 gene encoding protein DETOXIFICATION 8, translating into MQKKEMDKEIAETVEDEKTWEVTWGTFGRELKKEGSIAAPMVAVSVLQYLLQFVSMIMVGHLDQLSLSSVAIAISLTNVTGFSLLSGMAGGLETLCGQAFGAGQYHKLGTYTCTAMLSLLLVCPPICVLWIFFDKLLPLVGQDPLISLEARKYSVWLIPALFAGAILKPLTRYLQSQSSIFPMLLSSFAILLFHILASWGFVYKVGLGSKGAAIAFSMSTWLYVILLLFYALISSAFEKTRITFSMESLLHIRQFFRLAVPSAVMVCLKWWSCELIILLSGLLPNPKLETSVLSICLTISTLHFTISYGFGAAASIRVSNELGADNPQAARVAVWAAMFLSVTEAVIVSTTLFFCRHVLGHVFSSEKPVVDYIAVMAPLICLSVFMDSLQAVLSGIARGSGWQSIGAYVNLGAFYLVGLPVGVVLGFPLRLRGKGLWIGIVAGSIVQSALLALVTGFTNWSKQATRARERVFVERLSEDSEAN; encoded by the exons ATGCAGAAGAAGGAAATGGATAAGGAAATCGCGGAGACGGTTGAAGACGAGAAGACATGGGAGGTGACATGGGGAACATTTGGGAGAGAGCTGAAGAAGGAAGGCTCTATAGCTGCTCCAATGGTGGCGGTCTCAGTGTTGCAGTATCTTCTGCAGTTTGTTTCCATGATAATGGTTGGGCATCTTgatcagctctctctctctagtgtTGCCATTGCCATTTCTCTCACCAATGTCACTGGTTTTAGCCTGCTT TCGGGAATGGCTGGTGGATTGGAAACTCTATGTGGGCAAGCATTTGGAGCAGGACAATATCACAAACTTGGAACTTACACTTGCACTGCAatgctctctcttctcttggTTTGCCCCCCAATATGTGTCCTCTGGATTTTCTTTGACAAATTGTTACCCTTAGTAGGCCAAGACCCCCTAATATCCCTTGAAGCACGCAAATACTCTGTTTGGCTGATCCCGGCACTATTTGCTGGTGCAATTCTCAAACCGTTAACTCGCTACTTGCAGTCTCAGAGTTCAATTTTTCCAATGCTCCTGTCCTCCTTTGCCATTCTACTTTTCCATATACTTGCAAGTTGGGGTTTTGTATATAAGGTGGGCTTGGGAAGCAAAGGTGCAGCCATTGCCTTTAGCATGTCCACTTGGTTGTATGTGATATTGCTGTTGTTCTATGCTTTAATTTCTTCCGCGTTTGAGAAGACCCGTATTACATTTTCTATGGAGTCTCTTCTCCACATTCGACAGTTCTTTCGCTTAGCTGTCCCTTCGGCTGTAATGGTTTG TCTTAAATGGTGGTCATGTGAGCTGATTATTTTGCTGTCCGGCCTTCTACCAAATCCGAAGCTGGAGACTTCAGTACTTTCCATATG CCTTACAATCTCTACATTGCACTTCACCATATCATACGGATTCGGAGCTGCTGCGAG CATTCGGGTGTCAAATGAATTAGGAGCTGATAATCCACAAGCAGCTCGAGTGGCTGTTTGGGCTGCCATGTTTCTTTCTGTCACCGAGGCAGTTATTGTGAGCACAACTCTCTTCTTCTGCCGCCATGTTTTGGGGCATGTTTTTAGTAGTGAGAAGCCGGTCGTCGATTATATTGCAGTCATGGCACCTCTCATTTGCCTCTCAGTTTTTATGGACAGCTTACAAGCGGTTCTTTCag GGATAGCTAGAGGAAGTGGATGGCAGAGTATAGGGGCATATGTGAATCTTGGGGCATTTTATCTAGTTGGACTTCCAGTGGGTGTTGTGCTCGGATTTCCTCTACGCTTAAGGGGAAAGGGCCTTTGGATTGGAATTGTGGCCGGATCCATTGTGCAATCAGCTCTTCTTGCTCTTGTCACAGGTTTCACCAATTGGTCAAAACAG